CCGCGCGTATCGCTAAAGCGTTTACGTATTCTGCCGTAGGCATAAGCTCTGCTTTTCTTGTATGCCGCAGGCTTTACACGCGGCGTGATACAAGCTTTTGCCCGTTGTTGTAAGCCTGCTGTTAGGCATAGGGCTGTAGTAAACTAAGGCGAGAGAATTCCAGAGAGTTTTTGGTGTGGCTACGTTTATTTTTCTCAAAATTGGGATGCTCCCGTTCTCTGTTTCTTAACCGAACAGATATAATAAGTGTATCTCTAACGAGTAGTGAAACTCACAAATAGAAATGATATGAGTCATTTTTTTAATGAACTGTTAACAGTTAAATATTTATAGGAATTCAGTTTGATTCCTGATAGTGTTCACGTTCGTGGACTGTGGTGTAAGCCATAATTTTCGTGAAGACAGGAAACAAGGAATAGGGAATAGGAAAGAAGGAATCAAGATGTACCTAGTTTCGCAAAAATTAAATAGGAGTCCTATATGTTAAATTACAATACATTACATTGTTTACCTTCTTCAGCAGAATTACCAGATTCAGACGATACCCCAGTGGATAACGAACTACAAATTTTAATTCCCAACTTATTATTAGCCATCCTAGTTAATATTTGGCAAAAGCGAGATGACTGGTTTTTTGGTATTAATATGGGAGTTTATTATGCAGGAAGTAAACCTGCCATAGTCCCAGATGCCTTTTTAAGTTTGGGAGTAGAACGCTTTGTTGGTGAAAATGGGCGTTCTAGTTATGTACTTTGGGAAGAAGATGGTATTCCCCCAATTTTAGCTTTAGAAATTGTTTCTCAAACTTACAATTACGAATATGAGCAAAAGAAATTAGACTATGCAGAATTAGGCATTTTATATTATGTCATTTATGCCCCTACACGCCTACGTCGAAAACGTCAACGTTTAGAAGTTTACCGCTTAGTCAATGGTGAATACATCCTTCAACCAGGGGATAAAATTTGGATGCCAGAGGTAGGTTTAGGTATTAGTAAGGAACAGGGAACTTATCAAGGTAGAACCAGGGAATGGTTATATTGGTATGACGAAAATAGTAACAGATATTCTACCCAAGAGGAAGAATTGCAAACTCTTCTAGCTAGATTACAAGCAAGGGGAATTGACCCAAATACATTGTAAATTTTTGAAACTCTTTATTAATCAAGGTTTTGGATTTATTGATTAAGTCATAAATTCTATTACTCTCCTAACTCTTGTTCCTTTTTAAGTAATTGATTACTTTGATTATACTCCATTAACGCTATCAGTTTAAACTTTTCTATTTCCGCCTCTGTTAATTGATTTGTAGTAACTTGAAACTGTGCATAATTTG
This sequence is a window from Anabaena cylindrica PCC 7122. Protein-coding genes within it:
- a CDS encoding Uma2 family endonuclease produces the protein MLNYNTLHCLPSSAELPDSDDTPVDNELQILIPNLLLAILVNIWQKRDDWFFGINMGVYYAGSKPAIVPDAFLSLGVERFVGENGRSSYVLWEEDGIPPILALEIVSQTYNYEYEQKKLDYAELGILYYVIYAPTRLRRKRQRLEVYRLVNGEYILQPGDKIWMPEVGLGISKEQGTYQGRTREWLYWYDENSNRYSTQEEELQTLLARLQARGIDPNTL